The following are encoded together in the Dickeya lacustris genome:
- the nudK gene encoding GDP-mannose pyrophosphatase NudK, translated as MSAPITVLEKKLLSDHWFVLHKYVFDLKRKNGDTVRQVREVYDRGNGATILLYNRAKATVVLTRQFRMPTYLNGNDSGMLLEACAGLLDDLSPEQCIRNEAIEETGYEIGEVEKLFEAYMSPGGVTELVHFFAAEYDDAQKRFHGGGVEDEDIEVLELPFTEAMAMIKDGRIRDGKTIMLLQHAFISGWFNSTR; from the coding sequence ATGTCTGCACCTATTACTGTGCTTGAAAAGAAGCTGTTATCCGATCACTGGTTTGTTCTTCATAAATATGTATTTGATTTAAAGAGAAAAAATGGCGATACGGTACGACAGGTACGTGAAGTGTATGATCGTGGCAACGGGGCGACCATTCTGCTGTATAACCGCGCCAAGGCGACGGTGGTGCTGACACGTCAATTCCGCATGCCCACTTATCTTAACGGCAACGACAGTGGAATGTTGCTGGAGGCATGCGCCGGTCTGTTGGATGATTTATCGCCAGAGCAGTGCATTCGCAATGAGGCAATAGAAGAAACCGGTTACGAAATAGGTGAGGTTGAGAAGTTGTTTGAAGCCTATATGTCGCCTGGTGGCGTGACGGAGCTGGTACATTTCTTTGCGGCGGAATATGACGATGCGCAAAAACGTTTCCACGGTGGCGGGGTGGAGGATGAAGACATTGAAGTGCTGGAATTACCGTTTACTGAAGCGATGGCAATGATCAAAGACGGTCGTATTCGCGATGGTAAAACCATCATGTTATTGCAGCATGCCTTTATCAGCGGTTGGTTCAATTCAACGCGTTAA
- a CDS encoding Nramp family divalent metal transporter produces the protein MPGSRVVESVSRTSRKLKLSLMGPAFIAAIGYIDPGNFATNIQSGAAYGYQLLWVVVWANLMAMLIQLLSAKLGIATGKNLAEHIRDRFPKPAVFAYWVQAEIIAMATDLAEFVGAAMGFKLLLGVSLLEGAILTGIATFLILMLQQRGQKPLEMVIGGLLLFVAAAYIVELIFSRPELAALTTGMMVPSLPNSDAVLLAAGVLGATIMPHVIYLHSSLTQQQSHVTRAERYSATKVDVAVAMTIAGFVNLAMMATAAAAFHFSGNTSVAELDQAYLTLKPLLGQAAATIFGLSLVVAGLSSTVVGTLAGQVVMQGFVRFHIPLWLRRVVTMLPSFIVILSGMDPTRVLVLSQVLLSFGIALALIPLLAFTGNRELMGNLVNTRLVQNSGKLIVCLVVTLNLYLIVDTLLGK, from the coding sequence ATGCCGGGGAGTCGTGTAGTGGAATCAGTCAGCCGTACGTCAAGAAAGCTCAAGCTTTCCCTGATGGGGCCGGCATTTATCGCGGCGATCGGGTATATCGATCCGGGTAACTTTGCCACCAATATTCAGTCCGGCGCGGCGTATGGCTACCAACTGCTTTGGGTGGTTGTGTGGGCGAACCTGATGGCGATGCTAATCCAATTGTTGTCGGCTAAATTGGGTATCGCCACCGGTAAGAATCTGGCCGAGCATATTCGCGATCGCTTTCCTAAACCGGCGGTTTTCGCCTATTGGGTTCAGGCCGAAATCATTGCAATGGCAACTGATCTGGCCGAGTTTGTCGGCGCGGCAATGGGCTTTAAGCTATTGTTAGGCGTTTCGTTACTTGAAGGCGCGATTCTGACGGGTATTGCCACGTTTTTGATCCTGATGTTGCAGCAACGTGGTCAGAAACCACTGGAAATGGTGATTGGTGGTTTACTGCTGTTTGTTGCTGCGGCTTATATTGTTGAGCTGATTTTTTCTCGCCCAGAATTGGCAGCCCTGACAACCGGCATGATGGTGCCGAGCCTGCCGAATTCGGATGCGGTGCTTCTGGCTGCTGGCGTGCTGGGCGCCACTATCATGCCGCATGTGATTTACCTGCACTCTTCGCTCACCCAACAGCAAAGTCATGTCACTCGCGCTGAACGCTATAGCGCAACCAAGGTCGATGTTGCCGTGGCGATGACGATTGCCGGTTTTGTGAATCTGGCCATGATGGCGACGGCGGCGGCCGCGTTTCACTTTAGCGGCAATACTTCTGTTGCTGAACTCGATCAAGCCTATTTGACGTTGAAACCGTTATTGGGACAAGCGGCCGCCACGATTTTTGGTTTAAGCCTGGTTGTCGCGGGGCTGTCTTCTACCGTCGTCGGTACTTTGGCAGGCCAGGTGGTGATGCAGGGATTTGTACGCTTTCATATTCCTCTGTGGCTGCGTCGGGTTGTCACAATGCTACCGTCTTTCATTGTGATTCTCTCTGGTATGGACCCAACCAGGGTATTGGTGTTAAGCCAGGTCCTGCTGAGTTTCGGTATTGCGTTGGCGCTCATCCCGCTGTTGGCATTTACCGGCAACCGTGAACTGATGGGAAACCTTGTGAATACCCGTTTGGTACAAAACAGTGGCAAGCTGATTGTTTGCCTGGTTGTGACGCTGAACTTGTATTTGATCGTAGATACCTTATTGGGTAAGTAA
- the grpE gene encoding nucleotide exchange factor GrpE — MSSKEQKSPDEQVFDQKDAVEGQSADAQPETTDMADPRNERIAELEAQLGEAQQRERESVLRVRAEMENVRRRAELDVEKAHKFALEKFAGEMLPVIDNLERALDMADKSNDALSSMIEGVELTLKAMLSAVQKFGIEVVAEVNVPFNPEIHQAMTMLPSAEHEPNHVMMVMQKGYTLNGRLLRPAMVAVSKAAE, encoded by the coding sequence ATGAGTAGTAAAGAACAGAAGTCGCCTGACGAGCAAGTCTTCGATCAAAAGGACGCAGTGGAAGGTCAATCAGCGGATGCGCAACCAGAGACGACGGACATGGCCGATCCGCGAAATGAACGCATTGCTGAACTGGAAGCGCAATTGGGCGAGGCGCAACAGCGTGAACGTGAAAGTGTGTTGCGTGTCCGTGCCGAGATGGAAAACGTGCGTCGCCGCGCCGAGCTGGATGTGGAAAAAGCACATAAGTTCGCACTGGAGAAGTTTGCCGGTGAAATGTTGCCGGTTATCGACAATCTTGAACGTGCGCTGGATATGGCTGATAAGTCCAATGATGCCCTTTCCTCGATGATCGAAGGGGTTGAGTTGACGTTAAAAGCAATGCTGTCTGCCGTGCAGAAATTTGGTATTGAGGTGGTCGCTGAGGTTAATGTGCCCTTTAACCCTGAGATTCATCAGGCAATGACCATGTTGCCATCTGCCGAGCATGAACCGAATCACGTCATGATGGTGATGCAAAAAGGCTATACCTTAAATGGCCGACTGTTGCGTCCGGCGATGGTCGCCGTTTCTAAAGCGGCGGAATAA